In a genomic window of Halobiforma lacisalsi AJ5:
- a CDS encoding methyl-accepting chemotaxis protein — MTSRLQRLLPDRIRSSYVAKFALVICVVLVVTVAAALFFYVDITGEITTNVQSEVELATSDEASELSSLLESHEETARSIAGTTVLERGSDEDVETRLAEEQRGAGDAVIAIHHVDLASDEIIHSSDANAVETDVSEYGMTIHLPVKDTVVEREYSGNLNVDSTYTDTFEYDGNAVIAFLSPVERAGDGETAVMVVASATELAAEFEEPVEGGHIRVVDVKSTAVLLAEDDDAIGETYREGEESALIDSVTHEAGESVNESEDDDGSGVLEYDDTDELVGYATVPETDWVLATHAPESNAYALADEVATSLLTLIAIAVGGLLVVGATIGRSTAHALDDLADNAVAISEGATDVEVADDDRIDEVGQVRRAFDGIQSYLETAADQADAIARQEFDDPALERDVPGGLGDSLETMRTDLERSIDDLEASKAEAEASREEAAEARREAEELAQRLERKAGEFADVMADAADGDFTRRLDENVDNDALAEIAAAFNGMLEDLERTVLDIQGMAEEVDRVSRDVTARVEEIEQASTEVSTSADEIATATAEQSQRFQEVYGEMNDLSATVEEIASTADDVASVSEEAADRAEAAGEASSEIRSEMDRLEDRTEAITDRIEQLDDEMGEIREIVDLIDDIAGQTNLLALNASIEAAAAGSEGDGFAVVADEVKSLAEETAEATQEVDDRISEVERSVEETVDEIERMRRQVDRGVDVVDDGIEAIDAITDRVDEANEGVKSIDEATDEQARASERVVTMVDEATENSEETKDETENVAAAVEEQTATIAEVASGAQTQTELAEELRDSLEAFDVDEGADGGGDGEGEGEKETENATDDAPLEWDEDDVDGGGAANDAEAAGTGTDAESSGDESEPDEDGPDEVSDVPATTDE, encoded by the coding sequence ATGACATCACGACTCCAGCGGCTCCTTCCTGACCGGATTCGGTCGAGTTACGTCGCGAAGTTCGCCCTGGTCATCTGCGTCGTGCTCGTCGTGACGGTCGCCGCCGCCTTGTTCTTCTACGTCGACATTACGGGGGAGATCACCACGAACGTCCAGAGCGAGGTGGAACTGGCGACGAGCGACGAAGCGAGCGAACTCTCGAGTCTGCTCGAGAGCCACGAGGAGACCGCCCGTTCGATCGCAGGGACGACCGTCCTCGAGCGGGGTTCGGACGAGGACGTCGAGACACGACTTGCCGAGGAGCAACGGGGAGCGGGGGACGCCGTCATTGCAATTCACCACGTGGACCTGGCGAGCGACGAGATCATCCACAGCAGCGACGCGAACGCGGTCGAGACGGACGTCTCGGAGTACGGGATGACGATCCACCTCCCGGTCAAGGACACGGTCGTCGAGCGGGAGTACAGCGGCAACCTGAACGTCGACTCGACGTACACGGACACGTTCGAATACGACGGCAACGCGGTCATCGCCTTCCTCAGTCCGGTCGAGCGTGCCGGGGACGGGGAGACTGCCGTGATGGTGGTAGCCTCGGCGACGGAGCTCGCGGCCGAGTTCGAGGAGCCGGTGGAGGGCGGCCACATCCGGGTCGTCGACGTCAAAAGCACGGCCGTGTTGCTCGCCGAGGACGACGACGCGATCGGCGAGACTTACCGCGAGGGAGAGGAGAGTGCGCTCATCGACAGCGTCACCCACGAGGCTGGCGAGTCAGTCAACGAGAGCGAGGACGACGACGGCTCCGGAGTGCTCGAGTACGACGACACCGACGAACTGGTCGGCTACGCCACGGTGCCCGAGACGGACTGGGTGCTGGCCACCCACGCCCCGGAGAGCAACGCGTACGCACTGGCCGACGAGGTCGCTACGTCGCTGCTTACGTTGATCGCGATCGCCGTCGGCGGCCTGCTGGTCGTCGGGGCGACGATCGGGCGCTCGACGGCCCACGCGCTCGACGACCTGGCCGACAACGCCGTGGCGATCTCCGAAGGGGCGACCGACGTCGAGGTCGCAGACGACGACCGAATCGACGAGGTCGGACAGGTACGACGCGCCTTCGACGGCATCCAGTCGTACCTCGAGACGGCCGCCGACCAGGCCGACGCCATCGCCCGCCAGGAGTTCGACGATCCCGCCCTCGAACGCGACGTGCCCGGCGGGCTCGGCGATTCCCTCGAGACGATGCGGACCGACCTCGAGCGATCCATCGACGACCTCGAGGCGTCGAAGGCCGAAGCCGAAGCATCGCGCGAGGAGGCTGCCGAGGCCCGTCGCGAAGCGGAGGAACTCGCCCAGCGTCTCGAGCGCAAGGCCGGGGAGTTCGCGGACGTGATGGCCGACGCCGCCGACGGGGACTTCACCCGCCGACTCGACGAGAACGTCGACAACGACGCTCTCGCCGAGATCGCCGCCGCGTTCAACGGGATGCTCGAGGATCTCGAGCGGACCGTCCTCGATATTCAGGGGATGGCCGAAGAGGTCGACCGCGTCAGCCGGGACGTAACCGCCCGCGTCGAGGAGATCGAACAGGCCAGTACCGAGGTCAGCACCTCCGCCGACGAGATCGCCACGGCTACCGCCGAACAGAGCCAGCGGTTCCAGGAGGTCTACGGCGAGATGAACGACCTCTCCGCCACGGTCGAGGAGATCGCTTCCACCGCGGACGACGTCGCCTCGGTCTCGGAGGAAGCCGCCGATCGCGCCGAGGCGGCCGGCGAAGCCAGCAGCGAGATCCGGTCGGAGATGGATCGACTCGAGGACCGGACGGAGGCGATCACCGATCGGATCGAGCAACTGGACGACGAGATGGGCGAGATCCGCGAGATCGTCGATCTGATCGACGACATCGCGGGCCAGACGAATCTGCTCGCACTCAACGCCTCGATCGAGGCCGCCGCCGCGGGGAGCGAGGGCGACGGGTTCGCAGTCGTCGCCGACGAGGTCAAATCACTGGCAGAGGAGACCGCCGAGGCCACTCAGGAGGTCGACGACCGCATCTCCGAGGTCGAACGCTCCGTCGAGGAGACCGTCGACGAGATCGAACGCATGCGCCGGCAGGTCGACCGCGGGGTCGACGTCGTCGACGACGGGATCGAGGCGATCGACGCGATCACCGACCGGGTAGACGAGGCGAACGAGGGCGTCAAGTCGATCGACGAGGCGACCGACGAGCAGGCCCGTGCCAGCGAGCGGGTCGTCACGATGGTCGACGAGGCGACCGAAAACAGCGAGGAGACGAAAGACGAGACCGAGAACGTCGCCGCGGCCGTCGAAGAACAGACCGCGACGATCGCCGAAGTCGCCTCCGGCGCACAGACCCAGACCGAACTCGCCGAAGAACTGCGTGACTCCCTCGAGGCGTTCGACGTGGACGAAGGGGCTGACGGCGGGGGCGACGGTGAAGGCGAGGGCGAGAAAGAAACCGAGAACGCGACCGACGACGCACCCCTCGAGTGGGACGAGGACGACGTCGATGGAGGCGGTGCGGCGAACGACGCGGAGGCCGCGGGGACCGGTACGGATGCCGAATCCTCGGGAGACGAGTCCGAACCGGATGAGGACGGGCCGGACGAAGTTTCCGACGTTCCCGCGACGACCGACGAGTGA
- a CDS encoding methyl-accepting chemotaxis protein: MAGLQGLVPDPLRRSYVAKFGLVIVLVLLVTLGVAGFYYVDISEEITADVQSEMELTAELEADEIGSWIETQEQQAAALASDGDADLAGSSDIGINTALKNELTFMPDEVQRLHYVDLESNEIAHSTDEAVVGTDLAELGVDVHEREVGYVEEHEFDGSYIADGRATHSDVYESNGEPVMAFFGPIEGEDAAVMIVVSVDGVSETFAESIEGSTTEVVDASDGNVMLANESDAVLSTYRDGPDSRVIEEGRSGPGSTEFDDADDVVAYAPVPNTDWVIATHAPQTNAYALVDDVAGSLIVIISIALAGFLIIGATIGRSTANALEGLAEDATRLSEGDTSITIEDDGRIDEVGQVRTAFAGIQSYLETAADQADAIARQEFDDPALERDVPGGLGDSLETMRADLESYIDDLEASKAEAEASQEQAAEARREAEELAQRLERKAGEFADVMADAADGDFTRRLDENVDNDALAEIAAAFNGMLEDLERTVLDIQGMAEEVDRVSRDVTARVEEIEQASTEVSTSADEIATATAEQSQRFQEVYGEMNDLSATVEEIASTADDVASVSEEAADRAEAAGEASSEIRSEMDRLEDRTAAITDRIEQLDDEMGEIREIVDLIDDIAGQTNLLALNASIEAAAAGSEGDGFAVVADEVKSLAEETAKATQEVDDRISEVERAVEETVDEIERMQERVENGSEVVGEGIEAIEAITEQVAEANAGVQSIDEATDEQARASERVVTMVDEVTDVSEETKDETENVAAAVEEQTATIAEVASGAQTQTELAEELRDSLEAFDVDGKEADGEDVAGRLEGVADGEADTDGPTRTDADDSDGELLTYEEETDLEVRDGSADEE; the protein is encoded by the coding sequence ATGGCTGGTTTGCAGGGACTCGTTCCGGATCCCCTCCGACGAAGCTACGTGGCGAAGTTCGGACTCGTCATCGTTCTCGTGTTGCTCGTCACGCTGGGGGTCGCCGGGTTCTACTACGTCGACATTTCCGAGGAGATCACCGCCGACGTACAGTCGGAGATGGAACTGACCGCCGAACTCGAGGCCGACGAGATCGGCTCCTGGATCGAAACGCAGGAACAGCAGGCGGCCGCGCTCGCCTCCGACGGCGACGCTGACCTGGCCGGGAGCTCCGATATCGGGATCAACACCGCGCTGAAAAACGAGTTGACGTTCATGCCCGACGAGGTGCAACGACTCCACTACGTCGACCTCGAGTCCAACGAGATCGCACACAGCACCGACGAGGCTGTGGTGGGGACAGACCTCGCGGAACTGGGGGTCGACGTCCACGAGCGCGAAGTCGGCTACGTCGAGGAACACGAGTTCGACGGCAGCTACATCGCCGACGGACGCGCGACACACTCGGACGTCTACGAGTCGAACGGCGAGCCCGTGATGGCGTTCTTCGGCCCGATCGAGGGAGAGGACGCGGCGGTAATGATCGTCGTGTCGGTCGACGGCGTCTCGGAAACGTTCGCCGAGTCGATCGAAGGCAGCACGACCGAGGTCGTCGACGCGTCGGACGGGAACGTGATGCTGGCGAACGAGAGCGACGCCGTGCTCTCGACGTACCGCGACGGCCCCGACAGCCGAGTGATCGAAGAGGGACGGAGCGGCCCGGGATCGACCGAGTTCGACGACGCGGACGACGTCGTCGCGTACGCGCCGGTGCCGAACACCGACTGGGTCATCGCCACCCACGCCCCCCAGACCAACGCCTACGCGCTGGTCGACGACGTCGCGGGGTCGCTGATCGTCATCATCTCGATCGCGCTGGCCGGCTTCCTGATCATCGGCGCGACGATCGGCCGCTCGACCGCCAACGCCCTCGAGGGGCTCGCCGAGGACGCAACCCGGCTCTCGGAGGGGGACACGAGCATCACGATCGAGGACGACGGTCGGATCGACGAGGTCGGGCAAGTGCGGACCGCCTTCGCGGGCATCCAGTCGTACCTCGAGACGGCCGCCGACCAGGCCGACGCCATCGCCCGCCAGGAGTTCGACGACCCGGCTCTCGAGCGCGACGTGCCCGGCGGGCTCGGCGACTCCCTCGAGACGATGCGAGCCGACCTCGAGAGTTACATCGACGACCTCGAGGCGTCGAAGGCCGAAGCCGAGGCGTCCCAGGAGCAGGCTGCGGAGGCCCGTCGCGAGGCCGAAGAACTCGCCCAGCGCCTCGAGCGCAAGGCCGGGGAGTTCGCGGACGTGATGGCCGACGCCGCCGACGGGGACTTCACCCGCCGACTCGACGAGAACGTCGACAACGACGCTCTCGCCGAGATCGCCGCCGCGTTCAACGGGATGCTCGAGGATCTCGAGCGGACCGTCCTCGATATTCAGGGGATGGCCGAAGAGGTCGACCGCGTCAGCCGGGACGTAACCGCCCGCGTCGAGGAGATCGAACAGGCCAGTACCGAGGTCAGCACCTCCGCCGACGAGATCGCCACGGCTACCGCCGAACAGAGCCAGCGGTTCCAGGAGGTCTACGGCGAGATGAACGACCTCTCCGCCACGGTCGAGGAGATCGCTTCCACCGCGGACGACGTCGCCTCGGTCTCGGAGGAAGCCGCCGATCGCGCCGAGGCGGCCGGCGAAGCCAGCAGCGAGATCCGGTCGGAGATGGATCGGCTCGAGGACCGAACGGCGGCGATCACCGACCGGATCGAGCAACTGGACGACGAGATGGGCGAGATCCGCGAGATCGTCGACCTGATCGACGACATCGCGGGCCAGACGAACCTGCTGGCACTGAACGCCTCGATCGAGGCCGCCGCCGCAGGGAGCGAGGGCGACGGGTTCGCAGTCGTCGCTGACGAGGTCAAATCACTGGCAGAGGAGACTGCCAAGGCGACCCAGGAGGTCGACGACCGCATCTCCGAGGTCGAACGCGCCGTCGAGGAGACCGTCGACGAGATCGAACGCATGCAGGAACGCGTCGAGAACGGGAGCGAGGTCGTCGGCGAAGGAATCGAGGCGATCGAGGCGATCACCGAACAGGTCGCGGAGGCCAACGCCGGCGTCCAGTCGATCGACGAGGCGACCGACGAGCAGGCCCGCGCCAGCGAGCGGGTCGTCACGATGGTCGACGAAGTCACCGACGTCAGCGAGGAGACGAAAGACGAAACCGAGAACGTCGCCGCGGCCGTCGAAGAACAGACCGCGACGATCGCCGAAGTCGCCTCCGGCGCACAGACCCAGACCGAACTCGCCGAGGAACTCCGGGATTCGCTCGAGGCGTTCGACGTGGACGGCAAAGAGGCCGACGGCGAGGACGTGGCCGGCCGACTCGAGGGCGTCGCGGACGGGGAGGCAGACACCGACGGTCCGACCCGCACGGACGCCGACGACTCGGATGGCGAACTGCTCACGTACGAGGAAGAGACCGACCTCGAGGTGCGAGACGGGTCGGCCGACGAGGAGTAA
- the cofH gene encoding 7,8-didemethyl-8-hydroxy-5-deazariboflavin synthase subunit CofH: MDSPVTEIEADLSFEHVPETDQSFENALEKARDGDRLTVDDAVELLTTGTDTDGIDRRRKERVLEAADRRRAEVVGDEVTFTANLNNNVTTACNVGCLFCNFKDTARTFERDADVETAGFTKTPAESREIVADAVERGIYEVCSVSGLHPAFALDDEHRELLEAHPEPKEINYKPPEVYETNPGTYVDQIAAMSVDGVHVHSMTPEEAYHARRGTDWSYEEVYRRLKDAGLDTVPGTAAEILVDEVRDVICPGKIRTDDWLEAMEAAAEVGLGMTATIMYGHVENEAHRALHLKRVRDLQDRTGNITEFVPLSFVHRNTPLYEQGVIAGGASDDEDELLIAVSRLFLDNVDHIQSSWVKYGDEQGLKMLNCGADDFMGTILSEEITKRAGGDYGEFRSFRDYVEMITSIGRIPVERSTDYEKRRVVDPDDPPFGPQLGPKADGTPLLEGERRAPADD, encoded by the coding sequence ATGGATTCCCCGGTGACCGAGATCGAGGCTGACCTCTCGTTCGAGCACGTTCCCGAGACCGATCAGTCGTTCGAGAACGCCCTCGAGAAGGCCCGCGACGGCGATCGGCTCACTGTCGACGACGCCGTCGAGTTGCTCACGACCGGGACCGACACCGACGGGATCGACCGCCGGCGCAAGGAACGCGTCCTCGAGGCCGCGGATCGGCGCCGGGCCGAGGTCGTCGGCGACGAAGTCACCTTCACGGCGAACCTCAACAACAACGTCACCACCGCCTGTAACGTCGGCTGCCTGTTCTGTAATTTCAAGGACACCGCCCGCACCTTCGAGCGGGACGCCGACGTCGAGACGGCCGGGTTCACGAAGACGCCGGCCGAGTCCCGCGAGATCGTCGCCGACGCCGTCGAGCGGGGGATCTACGAGGTCTGCTCGGTCTCGGGGCTTCACCCCGCGTTCGCCCTCGACGACGAGCACAGGGAACTCCTCGAGGCCCACCCCGAGCCAAAGGAGATCAACTACAAGCCGCCCGAGGTCTACGAGACGAATCCCGGCACGTACGTCGACCAGATCGCGGCGATGAGCGTCGACGGGGTCCACGTCCACTCGATGACGCCCGAGGAGGCCTACCACGCCCGACGGGGGACCGACTGGTCGTACGAGGAGGTCTACCGCCGGCTGAAAGACGCCGGCCTCGATACGGTGCCGGGGACGGCCGCCGAGATCCTCGTCGACGAGGTCCGTGACGTCATCTGCCCCGGGAAGATCCGCACCGACGACTGGCTCGAGGCGATGGAGGCCGCGGCTGAGGTCGGCCTGGGGATGACGGCGACGATCATGTACGGCCACGTCGAGAACGAGGCCCACCGTGCGCTCCACCTGAAACGGGTCCGGGACCTGCAGGACCGGACCGGCAACATCACGGAGTTCGTCCCCCTCTCGTTCGTCCACCGGAATACGCCGCTGTACGAGCAGGGCGTGATCGCCGGCGGTGCGAGCGACGACGAGGACGAACTGCTGATCGCCGTCTCGCGGCTGTTCCTCGATAACGTCGACCACATCCAGTCCTCCTGGGTGAAATACGGCGACGAACAGGGCCTGAAGATGCTGAACTGCGGGGCCGACGACTTCATGGGAACGATCCTCTCCGAGGAGATCACCAAGCGCGCGGGCGGCGACTACGGCGAGTTCCGGTCGTTCCGGGACTACGTCGAGATGATCACCTCCATCGGCCGGATCCCCGTCGAGCGGTCGACCGACTACGAGAAGCGACGGGTCGTCGACCCCGACGACCCGCCCTTCGGCCCGCAACTCGGTCCGAAAGCCGACGGGACGCCGCTGCTCGAGGGCGAACGGCGAGCGCCGGCCGACGACTGA
- a CDS encoding M48 family metallopeptidase, whose translation MLAYHALFLLLFVGTTAFFSVLAVLNVRHGRRALERERDWVEKRLDVADLDRVVGYQRSKTLLSQVRTWLGVAVVLAALYSGALAEIVAGLEGLGYGPVLTGVVFFAGAVVALRLLSVPFDAYDTFVIEERFDFNETTPGLFLRDAVLGTAIGVVFAAALAAGVLWFVAAVPTYWWLAAVGLYAAFSLTMLVVYPRVIAPLFNDFEPVESGSLRDAVERVFERAGFSCDDVYVMDASKRSSHANAYFIGFGRTKRVVLFDTLVETMDREEIQAVLAHELAHWKRAHIWKQFAAGVVRVGAVFAVLWLLLETTWLYAMFDLPETAYAGLAVGALWIQPLAKLASPLENRLSLAHEREADAFATEVMGDGEPLIEALCRLASENLSNPFPHPLYATFHYTHPPIPDRIRYLQVLEDGGDLETDAGSGEPPSPASGSDASD comes from the coding sequence ATGCTCGCGTACCACGCCCTGTTTCTGCTCCTGTTCGTCGGCACGACGGCCTTCTTCAGCGTCCTGGCCGTTCTGAACGTCCGCCACGGGCGGCGGGCGCTCGAACGCGAACGCGACTGGGTCGAGAAGCGACTGGACGTCGCGGACCTCGATCGGGTGGTCGGCTACCAGCGATCGAAGACGCTGCTCTCGCAGGTCCGCACGTGGCTCGGCGTCGCCGTCGTGCTCGCGGCGCTCTACTCGGGCGCGCTCGCCGAGATCGTCGCCGGACTCGAGGGACTGGGGTACGGGCCGGTCCTCACGGGCGTCGTCTTCTTCGCGGGCGCGGTCGTCGCGCTCCGGCTCCTGTCGGTGCCGTTCGACGCGTACGACACCTTCGTGATCGAAGAACGGTTCGACTTCAACGAGACGACGCCCGGCCTCTTCCTCCGCGACGCAGTCCTGGGGACGGCGATCGGCGTCGTCTTCGCGGCCGCCCTCGCGGCCGGCGTGCTCTGGTTCGTGGCAGCGGTCCCGACCTACTGGTGGCTGGCCGCAGTCGGGCTCTACGCGGCGTTCTCACTAACGATGCTCGTCGTCTATCCCCGAGTCATCGCGCCGCTTTTCAACGATTTCGAACCGGTCGAGTCCGGATCGTTGCGGGACGCGGTCGAGCGCGTCTTCGAACGGGCTGGCTTCTCCTGTGACGACGTCTACGTCATGGACGCGAGCAAGCGCTCCTCGCACGCCAACGCCTACTTCATCGGCTTCGGCCGGACCAAACGGGTCGTGCTGTTCGACACCCTCGTCGAGACGATGGACCGCGAGGAGATCCAGGCCGTGCTGGCCCACGAACTCGCCCACTGGAAGCGGGCCCACATCTGGAAGCAGTTCGCCGCCGGAGTCGTCCGGGTCGGGGCCGTCTTCGCGGTCCTGTGGCTGTTGCTCGAGACGACGTGGCTGTACGCGATGTTCGACCTGCCCGAGACGGCCTACGCCGGGCTGGCGGTCGGCGCGCTCTGGATCCAGCCGCTCGCGAAACTCGCCAGCCCGCTCGAGAACCGGCTCTCGCTCGCCCACGAGCGCGAGGCCGACGCCTTCGCGACGGAGGTGATGGGCGACGGCGAGCCGTTGATCGAGGCGCTGTGTCGGCTGGCCTCGGAGAACCTCTCGAACCCGTTCCCCCATCCGCTCTACGCGACGTTTCACTACACGCACCCGCCAATTCCGGACCGAATCAGGTACCTCCAGGTCCTCGAGGACGGGGGTGACCTCGAGACGGACGCGGGGTCGGGCGAGCCGCCCTCGCCGGCGAGCGGGTCGGACGCCTCCGACTGA
- a CDS encoding DUF2267 domain-containing protein: MSTSYNDFIGEVQHRVEAGTQAEAVRTTRAVLETLGERVGEGGATDIAGPLPMEIDRYLLAADHGHTFDFDGFVDRVQAKLNHDDLDLDAAYGRPAEIDRAEAVYRSKAVIELVSLLAPGGELANVETQLPDEFDELSEFVDAETKPWESTE, from the coding sequence ATGTCAACGAGCTACAACGACTTCATCGGCGAGGTACAGCACCGAGTGGAGGCCGGGACGCAGGCCGAGGCCGTCAGGACGACGCGTGCGGTCCTCGAGACGCTCGGCGAACGCGTCGGCGAGGGCGGGGCGACGGACATCGCGGGTCCGCTGCCGATGGAGATCGACCGCTACCTGCTCGCGGCCGACCACGGCCACACGTTCGACTTCGACGGGTTCGTCGACCGCGTACAGGCGAAACTGAACCACGACGATCTCGATCTCGACGCCGCCTACGGCAGGCCGGCGGAGATCGACCGCGCGGAGGCGGTCTACCGAAGCAAGGCGGTGATCGAACTCGTCAGTCTGCTGGCACCCGGCGGGGAACTCGCGAACGTCGAGACCCAACTTCCCGACGAATTCGACGAACTGTCCGAGTTCGTCGACGCCGAGACGAAACCCTGGGAGTCGACCGAGTGA
- a CDS encoding LLM class flavin-dependent oxidoreductase, giving the protein MNVGLVLTSGDAERIDRAVRAEELGYDGVWLGELWGESAVVQLGELATRTDEVELGSAILNVYSRSPAVLAMTAAALERASDGRFTLGLGTSTPKAVEDLHGMSFDQPVRRAHETIEIVRGYLSGDGEPVDYDGELLSVADFPALESGSVPIYHAGLGPANRRVVGRLCDGWIPHNIPFSQLDEAFEEVAGAAQERDRDPAEITVAPYVPAAVDPDLETARRTIRRHVAYYVGSGEGYRNAVASAYPERADRVADAWRSGDREAAADAVSDEMVDDLGIAATPDDARDRLQGLVERTPIDEPLIVLPEPASTETLEETMVAFAPEG; this is encoded by the coding sequence ATGAACGTCGGACTGGTACTGACGTCGGGGGACGCCGAACGGATCGATCGCGCGGTTCGCGCCGAAGAACTCGGCTACGACGGGGTCTGGCTCGGCGAGTTGTGGGGCGAAAGCGCCGTCGTCCAGCTAGGCGAACTGGCGACCCGCACCGACGAGGTAGAACTCGGCAGCGCCATCCTGAACGTCTACTCGCGGTCGCCGGCCGTCCTGGCGATGACCGCTGCCGCGCTCGAGCGCGCCTCCGACGGGCGGTTCACGCTCGGACTCGGGACGAGTACCCCGAAGGCCGTCGAGGATCTCCACGGGATGTCGTTCGACCAGCCGGTGCGACGCGCCCACGAGACCATCGAGATCGTCCGCGGGTACCTCTCCGGCGACGGCGAGCCCGTCGACTACGACGGCGAACTGCTCTCGGTCGCGGACTTCCCCGCGCTCGAGAGCGGATCGGTGCCGATCTACCACGCCGGGCTCGGGCCGGCCAACCGGCGGGTCGTCGGCCGGCTCTGCGACGGCTGGATTCCGCACAACATCCCGTTCTCGCAGCTCGACGAGGCGTTCGAGGAAGTCGCCGGGGCTGCCCAGGAGCGGGACCGCGACCCCGCGGAGATCACGGTCGCGCCGTATGTCCCCGCGGCCGTCGACCCGGACCTCGAGACGGCGCGCCGGACGATCCGTCGACACGTCGCGTACTACGTCGGCAGCGGCGAGGGGTACCGGAACGCGGTCGCGTCGGCCTACCCCGAGCGGGCCGACCGGGTCGCCGACGCCTGGCGCTCCGGGGATCGGGAGGCCGCCGCCGACGCCGTCTCCGACGAGATGGTCGACGACCTGGGGATCGCGGCGACGCCCGACGACGCCCGCGACCGACTGCAGGGGCTGGTCGAGCGGACGCCGATCGACGAGCCGCTTATTGTCCTCCCCGAGCCAGCCTCGACCGAGACGCTCGAGGAGACGATGGTGGCGTTCGCTCCCGAGGGGTAG
- a CDS encoding GIDE domain-containing protein — protein sequence MFEVLFVAVGIGLVAGGCWKLRPAYHVYRGDTDDVVAVERADGPVELEGTADRIDATVTAPLTGSGCLVYEYEVEEYQSSGKNSSWNTVDRGAGGVPFRLEDETASVRVDPAGADLALASEDTIRVDGGEPEPEPIREFLATESDLESENTSVDLKVVEIATGNDRKYHERRLEPGEEAYVFGQSRYDVDARERMRDVSAVIEDGPGAPAFVVADASQEVAARRLAKPGLTWIALGLFSATIATIATL from the coding sequence ATGTTCGAGGTCCTGTTCGTCGCCGTCGGTATCGGTCTCGTTGCGGGCGGCTGCTGGAAACTCAGGCCCGCATATCACGTCTACCGGGGCGACACCGACGACGTCGTCGCGGTCGAACGAGCCGACGGCCCGGTCGAACTCGAGGGGACCGCGGACCGGATCGATGCGACGGTGACCGCGCCGCTGACCGGCAGCGGGTGTCTCGTCTACGAGTACGAGGTCGAGGAGTACCAGTCCAGCGGCAAGAACTCCTCGTGGAACACCGTCGATCGGGGGGCCGGCGGCGTCCCGTTCCGACTCGAGGACGAGACCGCGAGCGTGCGCGTCGACCCGGCGGGAGCCGACCTCGCGCTCGCGAGCGAGGACACGATCCGGGTCGACGGCGGCGAGCCCGAACCCGAGCCGATCCGGGAATTTCTCGCGACCGAGTCCGACCTCGAGTCAGAGAACACGTCCGTCGACCTCAAGGTCGTCGAGATCGCGACCGGGAACGACCGGAAGTACCACGAACGCCGGCTCGAGCCCGGCGAGGAGGCGTACGTCTTCGGGCAGTCCCGCTACGATGTCGACGCGCGCGAGCGGATGCGGGACGTCAGCGCGGTGATCGAGGACGGGCCGGGCGCGCCCGCGTTCGTCGTCGCGGACGCCTCCCAGGAGGTGGCCGCCCGGCGGCTGGCGAAGCCGGGACTGACGTGGATCGCCCTCGGCCTGTTTTCGGCGACGATCGCGACGATCGCGACGTTGTAG